A window of the Cryptococcus decagattii chromosome 6, complete sequence genome harbors these coding sequences:
- a CDS encoding mRNA-capping enzyme subunit beta yields the protein MPTYIPIHDRPPHYANLPSPPSTSGQPRSLRYSSPDIDPDTPFPRMSSAHESDPVEQVNASQPGNSVSRQGVGRQGAGQEEGHSRKRARTSPSHSGGNGSYVPRERTEDSHHSHHNGHSDAPSGQHDSGQVYRPRHGPIPLTGSIFNLSPRNPFTSVVGDFIMKAAMGHSNVEIELKLGTFMTPSMPGQQPRRINMPTLSEMIIPHDYPNGPFVSTINHLHHRTLNELLNRAVESQSTLPTGRLYFSRSKLADSFYDYSEHGHGKVRVSRDMDSGQVVQSVEKRRIADMNVYCPGMAYDFRISVNTETPCEVPMGEAKSVRYKDRACYRHQVCRVDLTSVFSSNPRNAAVPPSRSFELEIEVLDVPALLAEGDAQSERFDEILQNLLDSARMLVKNI from the exons ATGCCCACATACATCCCTATTCACGACCGTCCCCCACACTACGCCAAccttccatctccgccTTCCACCAGCGGACAGCCCAGATCACTACGTTACTCCAGTCCAGATATCGATCCTGACACTCCGTTCCCAAGGATGTCTTCTGCTCATGAATCAGATCCTGTGGAACAAGTCAATGCTTCCCAACCAGGAAATTCCGTCTCTAGGCAAGGGGTAGGGCGCCAAGGAGCcgggcaagaagaaggacatAGTCGAAAAAGGGCTAGGACGTCTCCGTCACATTCAGGTGGAAACGGTAGCTACGTTCCGAGAGAACGGACAGAGGACAGTCATCACTCGCATCATAATGGCCATTCTGATGCACCATCAGGACAACATGATAGTGGACAGGTCTATCGACCGAGACATGGTCCAATTCCCTTGACTGGCTCTATCTTTAATCTTTCGCCGAGGAACCCTTTTACGTCTGTCGTCGGTGACTTTATCATGAAGGCTGCTATGGGCCATAGCAATGTCGAA ATTGAGCTCAAGTTAGGAACATTCATGACCCCGTCAATGCCCGGCCAACAACCACGGCGCATTAACATGCCCACACTCAGTGAGATGA TCATACCACACGATTATCCGAATGGACCATTTGTCTCCACCATTAATCATTTGCACCATCGTACGCTCAACGAACTGCTAAATCGCGCCGTCGAATCTCAAAGTACCCTTCCCACCGGACGCCTTTACTTTTCCCGCTCCAAGCTTGCCGACTCGTTCTACGATTACAGCGAGCACGGGCACGGTAAAGTGAGGGTTTCGAGGGATATGGATAGTGGACAAGTCGTACAGTCtgtggagaagagaagaattGCGGATATGAATGTGTACTGTCCGGGTATGGCGTACGATTTTAGGATCAGTGTGAATACCGAAACGCCTT GTGAAGTACCAATGGGAGAGGCTAAATCTGTGCGATACAAGGATAGAGCGTGTTATAGACATCAAGTTTGTCGAGTTGATCTCACTAGTGTGTTCTCTTCT AACCCAAGGAATGCCGCAGTTCCACCTTCGCGATCATTCGAGCTTGAAATTGAAGTTCTTGATGTCCCAGCATTACTTGCGGAAGGTGATGCCCAAAGCGAACGATTTGACGAGATCTTACAGAATCTCCTCGATAGTGCTCGGATGTTGGTGAAGAATATATAA
- a CDS encoding non-histone chromosomal protein 6, with translation MPKVSTKDSKKSTASDAKRRSKKDPNKPKRALSAYMFFVQDYRERIKAENPEATFGDVGKLLGIKWREMNENEKKPYEAKAKADKERADRENADYKAEGKASKKASKAEEESDDEE, from the exons ATGCCCAAGGTTTCTACCAAAGACTCCAAAAAGTCCACTGCTTCCGACGCTAAGAGGCGCTCAAAGAAGGACCCTAACAAGCCCAAGCG TGCTCTCTCCGCCTACATGTTCTTTGTCCAGGACTACCGAGAGCGTATCAAGGCAGAGAACCCCGAGGCTACTTTCGGTGATGTCGGCAAGCTTTTGGGTATCAAGTGGAGGGAGATGAACgagaatgagaagaag CCTTACGAGGCCAAGGCCAAGGCTGACAAGGAGCGTGCCGACCGAGAGAACGCCGACTACAAGGCTGAGGGCAAGGCTTCTAAGAAGGCTTCCAAGGCAGAGGA GGAGAGCGACGACGAGGAGTAA